GGCGGGCTTGTAATAGTGACGGCTGATGACCCCGGACTTTTCAGTTCGCAGAATGAGCAGGATAACCGTTATTATGCCCCACACGCTAAGCTCGCTATGCTTGAGCCTTCAGACAGTCAGGAATGTCTTGAATACGTAAAGCAGGCGTTCGATATTTCCGAGAAATTCGATACCCCCGTACTCTTTCGCGTAACGACGCGTATTTGTCACAGCAAGACTCTTGTAGAAACATCCGAACGCGTTGAAGTTCCCGTCAGGCCATATGAGAAAAATGCTGCAAAGTATGTCATGGCTCCTGCTTCGGCAAAGAAACGCAAATATGTTTTAGAAGATCGTATTCGTGCGATGAAGGAATTCAGTGAAACGACCCCTCTGAACCGCATCGAACGAGGTTCTGGCAATATAGGTATCATAACGAGCGGGATATCCTACAATCATGCTAAAGAAGTCTTCGGGGGTGAGGTATCATACCTCAAGCTTGGATTTACATGGCCGCTGCCTGAGAAGAAGATAAAGGAATTTGCGGCATCAGTGGAGACATTATATGTCATCGAAGAGAATGAAGCATACCTGGAAGATTTCGTAAAGGCTCTTAGTATAAACTGTGTGGGCCGCGAAAAACTTCCATGGATCGATGAACTTACGCCTGAAATCATACGCCGCGCATTCTTTCCCGGAAGTGAGGAGAAGGGCGGATACAAAATCGATGCAGAAGTGCCGCCTCGTCCCCCGGTACTCTGCGCAGGATGTACGCATAGGGGTTTCTTCTATGAAGCAGGCAAGTACAAGGATATTGTTGTCACAGGCGATATCGGCTGCTATACGCTTGGGATGGTCCCGCCGCTTTCTGTCACTGACTCTGTCATCTGTATGGGTGCAAGCGTCTCTAATGGAGTGGGCTTCAGCAAGGCGGTCGAGAAGGCCGGCAGGAAACAGAAAGTATTTGCGGTCATAGGCGACTCCACATTCTTCCATTCAGGGATAACCGGGTTGATCGATGCAATAGTCAACAAAGCTCCTATTGTGGTCAATATCCTTGACAATAGAATTACAGCGATGACTGGTCATCAGGAGAATCCTGGGACCGGGCGCACATTAATGGGCGAACCGACACATCAGGTTGACCTTAAAGAACTCTGTATGGCCTGCGGAGTAAAGGCCCAGAATATCCGTTTGATTGACCCATATAAACTTGATGAGACCAAAGAGGCGATCAAAGCAGGTTATGAAGCCACTGAGCCGTTTGTCATTATTACGACGTCGCCATGCGCTCTGATTAAGGATGTCATCAAAGCACGCGCTGATATGAAGTGTATCGTGGATCAGGATAAGTGCATCAAATGTAAGATGTGTATGAAGGCAGGGTGTCCCGCGATCAATTTCCGCGACGGGAAGATATACATAGAACGAGAATCATGCAATGGCTGTACGGTCTGTGCACAAATATGTCCGAAACATGCAATCTCGAGGGAGGGGTAAAAAATGAAGACAAACGACACAAAAAGTATTCTGCTTGTCGGAGTTGGTGGGCAGGGAACAATACTTGCGTCGAAGATCCTCTCTGAGGGACTTGTGCGTAAGGGTTTCGATGTAAAAATGTCCGAGATACACGGGATGTCACAGCGTGGCGGAAGCGTCACTACTCACGTAAGATTTGGGACAAAGGTCGCTTCTCCTGTTGTGCCTGAAGGTGAGGCGGATGTCCTTGTCGCGTTTGAAAAGGTTGAGGCTGTGAGGTGGCTGCATTACCTGAAAAAAGGCGGTACTCTTGTAGTAAATAACTTTGAGATATACTCGCTGCCCGTCCTTACAGGCGCTGCGAAGTATCCTGATGGCGTCATAGAAAAGCTTCAGGCTGAAGTTCCTAAACTTAAAGTTTTCAACGCTGCCGATATTGCCAAAGGCCTTGGGAATATCAAGGCGCAGAACGTTGTCCTTCTCGGAGCTTTGGTCAAGGCTATGGGGCTCGAGGCCCTTGACTGGGAGTCAGTCCTCAGGGATACGGTACCGCCGAAGCTGTACGAACTCAATGTTAAGGCGTTTAAAGCAGGCTTGAAGCAATAACCACAGCAATAACGCCATATCTGCAATAATATCTGCGCGGGGACTTTCGGAGTATAAATCATACGCCGCCGGACTCCGCGCTTTATATTCATGTCTGTATATACTTGACTTCGTTATAAAGTTTAAAACTGTTTGCAAAGATAAGATGCTGCTATGGGGGCACGGTAAAGGATCAAACATATTTCAGCAGATAGCCGTAGCCCTTTTCTTCCATCTTATCGTATGGAATAAACCTCAAAGCCGCGCTGTTAATGCAGAAACGGGTCCCGTTAGGCGAATCGGGATCACCTTGGAACACGTGCCCCAGGTGTGAGTTCCCGGCGCGGCTTCTTACCTCTGTGCGTCTCATGCCGCAAGAATCATCTTCCAGTGAGATCAGTGTGTTTGCGTCGATCCCTTTTGAAAAAGCCGGCCATCCGCATGAGCTGTCAAATTTATCTTTAGACGAAAACAACGGCTCGCCTGTGACTATGTCAACGTAAATTCCCCGCTCTTTATGGTCCCAGAATTCGTTTTCAAACGGCGGCTCTGTGGCGGACCTTTGCGTTACAGAGTATTGCTGATCTGTCAGCATTTCTGCTATCTTGGTGTCTGCCGGTTTAATATATTTTGCAGGATCTACAATTATTTTGCTGACCTGTTCTATTTCAGTTTTAGTGATGTGACAGTATCCGCATGGATTCTTGTCAAGATAATCCTGATGATATTCCTCGGCCTCATAAAAGGACTCAAGCGGTTTTATCTCAACGGCAAAAGTCTTATATCGGGTCCTTTCTATATCTGCCACATGTTTTACGATAGATTCCGATGCTCTGTCTATATAATAGATCCCGGTCTGATACTGGCTTCCCCTGTCATTGCCCTGTCTGTCCTTTATAGTTGGATCTATCGCATTGAAATATGCAAATAGAAGAGTGTGAAGGCTGACTTCATTTGTTTTATACTCTACCCGCACTGTCTCCCTGTATCCTGTGCGACCTGTGCAGACCATCTCGTAAGTAGGCTCTTCTTTTGAGTGCCCGTTGGCATAGCCGCTTGTAACGCGTATTACACCGGGAATGGACTGCATCAGTTTCTCCATACCCCAGAAACAGCCGCCGGCAAGATAAATAACGCCTGTTCCTTCCTCTTTTACATATGTTTTATCATTGACCGTGCTTTCCATTTTTAACACTTCCTTTTGATTTGGCATGTCGATCCGTGTTTTTTGCCATAAGCGCGGAGTTGCTTTCACCAGAATTTTTTCTTTTTGAAAATCCATAAGCAATAAATTACGATGCATATACTTACGAAGATAACTAGATGGTAACCATAGCGCCACTGAAGTTCGGGCATGTTTTTGAAGTTCATGCCGTACCATCCGGCCAGGAGCGAGAGCGGAAGAAATATAGTCGTAACGACAGTCAGTACTTTCATGACAATGTTCTGACGAATATCTATCTGTGTCTGGTATGCTTCACTTATCTGCAGTGAATATTCCCTGAGCATCTGTGTCTCTTCTCGCAAACGGTGGGCACGGTCAGAAAAAAGTTTAAACAATGGCAAAGCAGATGGACTGAAGAGTTCATTTTCGTCTTCAAGGAGCACAAGCCCTATGTCTGTGAGCTGGGAATAATAGTGAGAACAAGCCAGGATCTCCTTTCTTATCGCGACTATCTTGTAAATAAAACTGTCAAGCTCATCTGCCAGAACAGAAGCTTCAAGCTTTGATAAACGGTTTTCTATGGCTTCCAGGTAACCCAGGTCATTTTCAATAAGCGTTTCCATGAATGTGTAGAAAAAATGCCCGATAGACGGTTCTTTCCAGGCGACAGTTTCGGCAATTTTTTTTATTATCGATTGTGTGAGATCAGAATCATCAACAAATAATACGCCGGTTTTTTTTATACAAAAGGCAAAACTTATACGTTTGTCAGAAAGTTTCTTTCTTGGTACGGAAAATGTTCCGCATAATATATCCTGCATTACTTCAGCTTTGCATGAGTGTATATGCTCGTATCGAGGGATCATTGTGGCGGTAAATCCATCCGGCAGATCCTTGGCTTTATATTCAGCAGATGAGAGCACTGCGATAAAAGGTCCATTCTTAGTGATTTTGTCCTGTGTTATCTCTTCGAGTTGCCTGCCTATTTTATAGTACATATACGCACCCCTGCTCTGTATTTGAAAAGGTCAGTCGTTATTTATCCGCTTCTTCTTATATCTCCAAATGTACACGGCAGTTAAAGCAATAGATCCGGTCACAAGGAAAAATGAAATTTTCTTGATTTCCTGATGTATAAGCTCCTGATTGCTGCCCAGGAAGTATCCTGTGAGGGCGAGTATGACGACCCAAATGCCGGAGCCGAGGGCAGTATATGTGCAGAACTGTCGCATAGGCATCCTGGCAAGCCCTGCGGGCAGGGATATGTACTGTCTGATAACAGGTATCAGCCTGCCGGTGAAGGTGCTGATGTGTCCGTGCCTGGCAAAGAATACTTCTGCTTTGTCGAGTGACTCGTTCGTCACAAAGAAGTATTTGCCGTATTTCTCAAATATAGGCCGCCCCCATTTCAGTGCTATCCAATAGTTGAAAAGCGCACCGAGCATGCTTCCGGCAATACCGGATAATATTACAAGGATAAGGTTCATTTCTCCCCTCCATGCAAGATAACCGGCAGGCGGGACTACTACTTCGCTTGGAAACGGAAAAAAGGAGGACTCAAGAAACATAAGCCCGATAATGCCTGGATAGCCCATTTGCCCTACTACCGCGACAAGCCAGACGATAAGAGAAGAAAAAAGTCCCGATGCGCTTGTTATAAGTGCAGAAAAAATTTCCAAAAATATTTCCTCCAGTATTTTTAACAAAAATCAACAATATTATCCCGAACGGCGAAGAGATAGGGAGTCCGGTCTACAGGCTAACTTTTATAAGATCTCAACATCCCACTGATAAAGATAAACGGAAATAGCGCAAAAGTCTACCTGTTATTTGCCTGTTCATATTTGTAACAAGAGGCGGTTTGCGCTAAAATGCACCATCAGAGAGGCTTGTATTTACCTTTCATATTCTGGATGGAGGAATTCGCTTGGAACCTGCTCCGAAACTTGCTCTTGTGATTGCCGGGAATTTCTCGGGCGAAGAAGAAAATGCAGATCCATGCTCTCTCTTGAACTATCTGCCTGAAGAACTTGTTTTATGCTGTAAGCTCATAAAGTGGAGCTGTCAGCCTAGCAGCCATTATTCTATGCAGCTTACAGTTGAAATGGCAAATATGTTTGAGACCCTTATTGAAGATGGATACACCGGCATAATTATAATCTCCGGAAGCGGCGTTATGGAGGAGATGGCATACATAGCGGATCTTCTCTGGCAGCATCCGCAGCCGGTTATATTTGCAAACCTCATGGTTCAGGGCCGCGCTGGGGTCAAGGAGGGGCTTATGAACCTCCGCTGTTCCGTGTTGGCGGCGCTCTCACCTGATGCGCATGGCAAGGGTGTGCTTGTCTGTTCAAGCGGGGAACTTTTTGCCGCGTCCGAGGTGGTTATGGTAGACCCTACAAGTGAGGACAACATCTTCCAGTCTCCCGAAAAAGGTTCACTCGGAAAGATGCTCAATGATGAAATTAAATTTTTTAGATCTGTACGTCGGCCCGAGTTCCTGGCACACAGGCCGCAGAATCCGGCATTGGTCGATATTTTGTGGGCTTCGATCGGGGGCGGGGAGCGCATAATTTCTATGCTTGCCGACAGCAGAGAGCATCAGGGTTTTATACTGGCTGGTTTTGGAACTGGAAATATTTCTCCTACGTGGATCCCTCATCTTCGCAACATCCTTCGTCGCAGGATCCCGGTCGCAATAGTCTCGCGCTGTTTTCTGGGGCATGTACAGGAGACGAATCATTTTGAGGGCGGTTACTATAAACTTATTGAAATGGGCGTAATGTCGGGAGGAAGGCTTAACCCCTATCAGGCACGCATAAGAATGTCACTCGGCATTGCGGCCGGTCTTACTGACCAGGGGCTTAGCCTGTATATGCTGAATAAGCCTGTAAGCGAAGATTCGCCACTCCTGTACAGATGAAGATATATTGCCTTAGCCTTGGCTGTCCTAAAAACAGAGTTGACAGCGAATGTCTTGCAGGGGAGCTTTGTCGTGCCGGCCATGAAATCGTTGACAATGTTGAATCCGCAGATGTCGGCATCGTGAACACCTGTGGCTTTATTCGTCCGGCAGTTGAAGAGAGCGTAGAAGCCATACTGGACCTTGAACAGCTCAAGCTTGAAGGGAAACTCAAAAAAGTCGGTGTTGTCGGCTGTCTTGTGAACAGATACGACGGAGATCTTGTCAAAGAGATGCCGGGAATTGATTTCTGGGCACAAAGTGAGAGCTGGGGCGAGGTGGTGCGGAGCCTTGGTGGTTCTCCGGCCGACGGAAGATGCCGTTTATCCCTTCCTTCAACTTCAAAATTCACAAGATATCTCAAAATAAGCGAAGGCTGCGATAATAACTGTGCATATTGCATGATCCCAAGCATACGCGGCGGACTGCGCAGTCTTTCGATGGATACAATAATACGCGAGGCTGAGCAGCTTGTACGGGAAGGCGCAAAAGAGCTCTGCGTCATAGGGCAGGACCTCACGGCTTATGGAACTGACGAAGGGCGCCGCAGAAGCAGTCTTATAGATCTGCTGGATACGCTGGAATCATCACTGCCGCGCGATATATGGATACGCCTCCTTTATCTGCATCCGAGCCGCGTGACGCCGAAGCTGCTGGAGCGCGTCGCAAATGGAAGGCAGATACTCCCATATCTTGATATACCGGTGCAGCATGGTGACAGACGTATACTTGCTGCGATGAACCGAGGAATTAACGAAGATGAACTCATCTCTTTATTTAAGACAGCAAGGGACATAGACTCTGACTTTGCACTTCGCACTACGCTTATGGTCGGCTTCCCTGGAGAGAAAAAAAGTCATTTCAACAACATGATGAAATTTGTTGAGAACGTTCGTTTTGATCGTATGGGGGCATTTTCTTTTTACCCTGAAGAAGGCACTAAAGCTGCTCTGATGGCAGGGCAGGTCTCGGACGCTACAAAGAAGAAGAGGCTTGGAATGCTAATGGCGCTGCAGGAGGAGATCTCTTTTGAGCGCCAGCAGCTCTTTATCGGAAGAGAAATGGACGTCTTGGTTGAAAATGTGGATATTGCCGACGGATTTGCCGAAGGGCGCAGTTTTCGCGAAGCGCCTGAAGTTGACGGTCTTATCGAGATACGTAACATCAGGACAGATGTTAAGGAAGGGGACATTATAAAGGTATGCATGACCGAAGCGATGCCGCATGATATGGTTGGAGAAGAGGTAGTCAGATGATACTTATCCCTGAGATGAGGACATGGTATGGAATTATAGCGACATTTGGCACACTAGGCAGATTCAGCAAAATGCCTGGGACTCTTGGGTCAATGGCGGCGTGTGTTATATGGCTTTTATGCGGCGGACTATCACTGTGGGTGATCGCCGCTGTAGCTGTGACAGGCATATTTGCCGCGGATAAATATGAGAAGGCCGTAGGGCGCGCAGATCCGGGAGAAATTGTCATAGATGAGGTCGTAGGCTTTTGGGTAGCATGCTGGGGTTTTGATCTTACCTATGCCATAGTCGCACTCTTTCTGTTCAGGATAATCGACATTACCAAGCCATTTCCGGTAAGTCAGATGGAAAAACTTCCTGGCGGCATAGGGATAATGGCTGACGATGTCATAGGCGGGATCATTGTTAACCTGCTGCTCAGAGGGATACACTGGGTCTTCTTTGAGGGCGGAATGCAAGTCATATATGGGTTGATCGGCCGATGAACCGGGAGGTGTTTGAACTGGCGGAGAAACTCGTCACATATGCGTCGGCAAAGAAAATAAAAATCGCATTTGCCGAGTCATGTACGGGAGGGCTCATCGGTGCGACTGTTACAGATATTGCGGGGTCGTCGAAAGTTTTTCTGGGATCCGCGGTCGTCTACTGTAACAGCGCAAAACAGAATATTCTTGGGGTCAGCGGAGATGTACTTGCTAAACATGGAGCTGTCAGTTTTGAGTGCGCTGTCCAGATGGCATCAGGAACCCGCAGGCTTTACTGCTCAGATGTTGCCATGAGCGTTACTGGCATTGCAGGGCCTGACGGAGGAAGTTTGGAAAAACCTGTCGGTACGGTCTGGTTCGGATACGCTTCTGATAAAGAAGAGGGTGCGTTTGTAAGGCATTTTTCCGGGAGCAGGAGAGATATACGCAACGCAACCGTCAGAGAAGCACTTTTATATTTAACAGAGAACATGTTCTGAGATGGGAGGAAATGCTTCTTTGCAAGCCGGAGTTCTCATCCGCACATTTATCTGTATAAAAATTCCTGATGACCATCGTAAAATTCTCGCGGGCTGGATAGATTCCCGCAGGCGCGAATTGCATGAAGTGCGCTGGACAGATCCGGATATAATGCATATCACTCTAAAGTTCTGCGGAGAGATATTGCCTGATACCTTAAATCTT
This sequence is a window from Synergistaceae bacterium. Protein-coding genes within it:
- a CDS encoding asparaginase domain-containing protein, which encodes MEPAPKLALVIAGNFSGEEENADPCSLLNYLPEELVLCCKLIKWSCQPSSHYSMQLTVEMANMFETLIEDGYTGIIIISGSGVMEEMAYIADLLWQHPQPVIFANLMVQGRAGVKEGLMNLRCSVLAALSPDAHGKGVLVCSSGELFAASEVVMVDPTSEDNIFQSPEKGSLGKMLNDEIKFFRSVRRPEFLAHRPQNPALVDILWASIGGGERIISMLADSREHQGFILAGFGTGNISPTWIPHLRNILRRRIPVAIVSRCFLGHVQETNHFEGGYYKLIEMGVMSGGRLNPYQARIRMSLGIAAGLTDQGLSLYMLNKPVSEDSPLLYR
- a CDS encoding indolepyruvate oxidoreductase subunit beta; this encodes MKTNDTKSILLVGVGGQGTILASKILSEGLVRKGFDVKMSEIHGMSQRGGSVTTHVRFGTKVASPVVPEGEADVLVAFEKVEAVRWLHYLKKGGTLVVNNFEIYSLPVLTGAAKYPDGVIEKLQAEVPKLKVFNAADIAKGLGNIKAQNVVLLGALVKAMGLEALDWESVLRDTVPPKLYELNVKAFKAGLKQ
- the iorA gene encoding indolepyruvate ferredoxin oxidoreductase subunit alpha; the protein is MKMILTGNEAIARGAWEAGLHVAAAYPGTPSTEILENLAMYKEVYSEWSTNEKVALEVAAGASIAGARALAAMKHVGLNVAADPLFTLAYTGVNGGLVIVTADDPGLFSSQNEQDNRYYAPHAKLAMLEPSDSQECLEYVKQAFDISEKFDTPVLFRVTTRICHSKTLVETSERVEVPVRPYEKNAAKYVMAPASAKKRKYVLEDRIRAMKEFSETTPLNRIERGSGNIGIITSGISYNHAKEVFGGEVSYLKLGFTWPLPEKKIKEFAASVETLYVIEENEAYLEDFVKALSINCVGREKLPWIDELTPEIIRRAFFPGSEEKGGYKIDAEVPPRPPVLCAGCTHRGFFYEAGKYKDIVVTGDIGCYTLGMVPPLSVTDSVICMGASVSNGVGFSKAVEKAGRKQKVFAVIGDSTFFHSGITGLIDAIVNKAPIVVNILDNRITAMTGHQENPGTGRTLMGEPTHQVDLKELCMACGVKAQNIRLIDPYKLDETKEAIKAGYEATEPFVIITTSPCALIKDVIKARADMKCIVDQDKCIKCKMCMKAGCPAINFRDGKIYIERESCNGCTVCAQICPKHAISREG
- a CDS encoding DedA family protein — translated: MGYPGIIGLMFLESSFFPFPSEVVVPPAGYLAWRGEMNLILVILSGIAGSMLGALFNYWIALKWGRPIFEKYGKYFFVTNESLDKAEVFFARHGHISTFTGRLIPVIRQYISLPAGLARMPMRQFCTYTALGSGIWVVILALTGYFLGSNQELIHQEIKKISFFLVTGSIALTAVYIWRYKKKRINND
- a CDS encoding phosphatidylglycerophosphatase A, with translation MILIPEMRTWYGIIATFGTLGRFSKMPGTLGSMAACVIWLLCGGLSLWVIAAVAVTGIFAADKYEKAVGRADPGEIVIDEVVGFWVACWGFDLTYAIVALFLFRIIDITKPFPVSQMEKLPGGIGIMADDVIGGIIVNLLLRGIHWVFFEGGMQVIYGLIGR
- the msrB gene encoding peptide-methionine (R)-S-oxide reductase MsrB; amino-acid sequence: MESTVNDKTYVKEEGTGVIYLAGGCFWGMEKLMQSIPGVIRVTSGYANGHSKEEPTYEMVCTGRTGYRETVRVEYKTNEVSLHTLLFAYFNAIDPTIKDRQGNDRGSQYQTGIYYIDRASESIVKHVADIERTRYKTFAVEIKPLESFYEAEEYHQDYLDKNPCGYCHITKTEIEQVSKIIVDPAKYIKPADTKIAEMLTDQQYSVTQRSATEPPFENEFWDHKERGIYVDIVTGEPLFSSKDKFDSSCGWPAFSKGIDANTLISLEDDSCGMRRTEVRSRAGNSHLGHVFQGDPDSPNGTRFCINSAALRFIPYDKMEEKGYGYLLKYV
- the rimO gene encoding 30S ribosomal protein S12 methylthiotransferase RimO; protein product: MKIYCLSLGCPKNRVDSECLAGELCRAGHEIVDNVESADVGIVNTCGFIRPAVEESVEAILDLEQLKLEGKLKKVGVVGCLVNRYDGDLVKEMPGIDFWAQSESWGEVVRSLGGSPADGRCRLSLPSTSKFTRYLKISEGCDNNCAYCMIPSIRGGLRSLSMDTIIREAEQLVREGAKELCVIGQDLTAYGTDEGRRRSSLIDLLDTLESSLPRDIWIRLLYLHPSRVTPKLLERVANGRQILPYLDIPVQHGDRRILAAMNRGINEDELISLFKTARDIDSDFALRTTLMVGFPGEKKSHFNNMMKFVENVRFDRMGAFSFYPEEGTKAALMAGQVSDATKKKRLGMLMALQEEISFERQQLFIGREMDVLVENVDIADGFAEGRSFREAPEVDGLIEIRNIRTDVKEGDIIKVCMTEAMPHDMVGEEVVR
- a CDS encoding CinA family protein, with amino-acid sequence MNREVFELAEKLVTYASAKKIKIAFAESCTGGLIGATVTDIAGSSKVFLGSAVVYCNSAKQNILGVSGDVLAKHGAVSFECAVQMASGTRRLYCSDVAMSVTGIAGPDGGSLEKPVGTVWFGYASDKEEGAFVRHFSGSRRDIRNATVREALLYLTENMF